In one Trichosurus vulpecula isolate mTriVul1 chromosome 8, mTriVul1.pri, whole genome shotgun sequence genomic region, the following are encoded:
- the LOC118830126 gene encoding 40S ribosomal protein S29-like has product MGHQQLYWSHPCKFSQGSQLCCICSNQCGLIPKYGLNMCLQCFRQYAKDISFIKLD; this is encoded by the coding sequence ATGGGTCACCAGCAGCTCTACTGGAGTCACCCTTGCAAATTCAGCCAGGGGTCTCAGTTGTGCTGCATCTGTTCCAACCAGTGTGGCCTGATCCCCAAGTATGGCCTGAACATGTGCCTCCAGTGCTTCCGGCAGTATGCAAAAGACATCAGCTTCATCAAGTTGGACTAA